The genome window CTTGGAGGATCGACGAATCCACTTGGAAACTAACGactagtcagtcagtcagtgaGTtagggtggtgatgctgactGGCTTAGTCACGACGCAACCACGGCAGCTTCCTTTCCTGGCAGCAAATCCCATCCTccaataaataaattagccTTTGCGGCCCCTTTCGTTTTCAACTTTCCATCCTTCGCCTCTTGAATATTTTTAccgttcctttccttcccctcccttcgAGAAAACCTCATCGTCCATGTGAGATTCTTCGTGCACGCCGTCTTCAATGGACCCCATCGAGCCCGTCAACGGCTCGCCCGATCCCCACGAAGGCCAGCCACCGTCGGCCACGCCCTCCCCCGGACCGACGTCATACCCCCGACAACGTGCGGCCTCGCTGCGTTCTCGCCGCCCGTCCATTCGCCTCCAACGCCTGCCTTCGTTTGAACAGGCGACTTTGTCCACCCCCCGGTCACAGCCATCGCAACAAAATGGCGATACCAGCAGAACTCCAGGAGTCGCTCtgtcccctcttccttccatcccagCAGCTTCCACCGAAGACGAGTCATGGCAGGGCAACCGTCGTCGCAGCAACTCGGAGCCTCGACCTGGGCGATGGTCTACACCCAACCCGGCTGCTTTGGCACGGGTGACCACGGGCGGCCAGATGCGCCCGGTGCAAGAGGAGGCGTCGAGCCCGATCGTTTCCTCCACATCAAACCAACGAATGCCGGAGGATGTCCCTCCGCTACCAGAGATACCGAGACGGGGGAGTCGAACCCCCATGCGATGGGCAAGTGGAGTGGGTGGAAACCGGTTCACGCGCAATCGCGCGTCGACGGTCGGTGGAAGTGCACCGGCTCAAACCCATGAGGTGGACGACGAATATCGGTCCCATATTGTGGATGTTCTGGACGTCATCGGTAAGCTATTCATCATACCAAATGGTTTCGTGGTATAGTAGCCTAATGTATCTCAGATCCGGAAGTGTCGGCCTTATCTACCCTCACGAATGTTCAGAATTCCTTGTTCATTCCTAATCTAGGCCCTCTATTGAATCGCAACCAGACTTATACGCTCTCACCGCCATCGCCTATGAGAGAACTGGAATCGACAAGTGATGAGGAACGAGCGGATGAGATAAAGGAGCCTGAAGTTCGTCCATCCGTGGAGCATACTCTTACGTCTGTTATCGGCGAGGGGGAGGAGCCTCGGTTTGCTGTGCTGCCTGAGGGCAGCAACCTTGCGGGCTGGAGCCcggaagaaatcgaagagCTTAATGACCATGTCCGGCACATGCTGCATTCTCGACGATCAAAGTTTAAGCGTTCGATGAAGGGTTTTAGAAAATATGTCTCAAAGCGTGAGTGACGGCACTTTCAACTCTCAGTATTTGCTGCTGACGTTCTTTCCGCAGCTCTTGGATTTCTGGTTACCCTGTATGCCACACTCATCACACTTTTTGGTCTTGCCTGGGTACTCTTCCTCATTGGTACGTGATTGCAATTCACCCAGCGAATCATCGAGCAGAGCACTAACCCATTATCAGGCTGGATCAACGTCGGAGGCAGGCAGTCCTATATTATTAACGTCATCGATAATGTCCTCGTGGCCCTCTTCGCAATCATGGGTGACGGGCTGGCCCCGTTTCGAGCTATCGACACCTACCACATGATCTTCGTAGCTCGCTACACGTTCCTGACATGGAAGATCCGGCGCAAACGACACCTCCCCGAtctcaagaacaagaacgaCCTTCCATCTCGACGAGAAACAGACGTCGACGTCGAACTTGGCGACACCCCGAAAGGCGAAGAATACGAGTTCACCGTCCTCGATCCCGTCCGACAACTCAagctcatccaccatcaaaACAAGCTCTCCAAATCCCACACCTTCTACAAACCCCATGAAACCTTTACCCACTATGCATTTCCCATGCGCctcctcatcgccatcgtcgtTCTTCTCGACTGCCACTCCCTATTCCAAATCGCCTTAGGCACCTGCACCTGGGCCATCAGCTACCACGTCCGCCCCTTCGCCCTAACCACCGTCATCCTCTGCTGCTCTATCTGCTGTAACATCACCGGCGGTGTCCTCATCATGATCGGCGACCGCATGACTCGCAAGAAAGACGTCGTCGAGCGCCTCTTCCGTCAGCAATTAACCGAAGAagcaatgaagaagatccgaaagaagaagcggaaagaagaagaaagacgcAACGCCGAGAATAGTGGCGTGTCACGTTCCCATTCTATCTCTTCCCAGCGGAAGCTGTCACTTTCACAGCCGAGAGAAGACGAGTATGAATCAtaagatgatgatatttaTTTCAAAAGCACACGCACATCCATCTTGTTTTGCTTGCACATTTCACGACCATCACGATCAACACAACCTCTATTAGCTTGATTGACTATGATATCCCCAGCACCCTTGTTGTTATTGTCCTTTTATTCATGTATATGCTCACACTGAACAAAAACACGATGTTCGGTTCGATATCGTCATAGATGATATGATGGCTGGCGTTTTGTATTACTAtcatttctatatatatgcaGCTATACAGACTTGATTTTCTGTAATCAACATTGTGAGAGCCGTTTAGATATGATCtatttagtttattaaaAACTAGAATATCAAAtatgaaaaggaaagaaagaaatacaTAAGAATATctcattaataataaaataattgaattaaataaataaaacagagtAAACAAAATCATGTTCTCGAAGCAGAGAATTAAGATTTCTGGGCCTCGAGATGATGCTGGCAGCACATACTCTGAATGGCACGAACTCCAAGTGACTAACGAGAAGCGGAAGGCCGATTGGCGTAGGGCATGTGAGATAACCCTATCTATCCAATGGCCTTGACTTCGAgttggtggaagaagattaAGAGCATGTGCAGTTCCTGATTGAACAAGGCGTGACAAAAGGGACTGCCCGGCGAATTTGGGTCGAACATGTGAGAGAGCTATCACCGGAGGGCTGCAATCAAGGTCGCCTCCGATTTCATTGATAACTGAACACTTTCTTGGTTGCCAAGCGTGATTGTTTTCGTCTCATCTGATTCTGATGAACGGCGAGCATTTGCATCGTCGCTGTGCTGGCCGTACGATATGGCTTGGTTGTTGTTTGGTTTGATAGCTGTTTTATGCCCTAATACTCAGATTTCGCCACCTTTTCTTTGATTTGAAATATCAGTGGcatattactacttactatgacACGGCGTCtcgtagtaatagtaatgcGATGCACACCTTAAACCGTCAGTTCAAGAAGGGTCGTCGTGCAAATGGACACGAAGATATTATAGGAAGGGATAGAAAGTTCAGCCAAGGATGTATGGGCAGGATGCActatgaaagagaaaaaatgATTCCGCGGGGCCTCTGTACTAGATCAGTCTCCAGTGCGAGAGGAACTGGTTGTGTGTTTACTACCCATTTAGCTATTGTTGACTGATAGCAGGTAGTAGTAAACCTCACGAAGAGGCATAATATATCTACCGGGGACGGATGTTTAGTATAGTATACGGTGCGTACGGTCAAGGAAGTTTGTTTCTACTAGTAATGTCCTGCAATTCTCCTGCACGCAGATTGACAATCTATGTAGGGTGGATTGTATGAAAGTAAAAGATATGTTGCTCAAAcaaatggagaagaagaagggggaaaaaaaaaagggaataaCATTGTTCTATAAAGGAAGGGACGGCGACTCGAACATTGCTTCCCAAACGCCAACAAACGGAAAGTTCTATAGAATTGAAGGTCACCTGCGTGCAAGCCTACGCTGTAGTCCGATAACTCTCCATACTCAAAATACGCGTTCTCGCAGGGTTCTGCCCGATTGTGCCGGGATGCCAATATCCCCATATAATCATGACGCTCACCATCGGCACAGCATCAAACACGTAAAGCGGCCATTCGTTTGACAAAAAGTACCCCTTCTGCCCCGTCGCAAACTCGAGAACCCGGAAGATTGAGCGGATCATTATCAGCCAGCTAACCGCGTACAGCGGATACAGGTGATGAATGTAAGGCACATCACTCGTCGGCGCgcgcttcatcctcttcctgaaGACCATGGAAGTGATGATAAAGAACCCGAACACCAAGATCTGGATCATAAGTCCGCAGATCACAATCGCCTTTGCTATATTCTCCAATCCGTCCGAAGCCATTAACCCTGAGCCTTGGCCCTGGACCATAAACGAGATAATGTCACCCGCGACGAAAGTCTTCGTAACCCAGCTGATGCGGACTAAGGAGTACTTTTCAGCACCAACGCTGCGAATTAAACGTGCGAGAACCATGTAGACGCTTGCAGCATAGAGAACGGGGCCTAGGAGAATAAGGACGCTCTGGAGGATGTAGAGGACGAGGTTGGCAGTCGCGTTGGTGCAGGCGGCGCGGAAGCCATAGCCGATTACTTCAACTGCGCGGATATTAGATGATTGTTCGGTCAAAAGACGGAGTGAACGTGAGCCAAGGAGATACGTACAGACACCACCAATGATAAAGGGAATGCAGAATCGTGCGTGCGTTTTCCAGGCTTTCCAGACATGGAAGACGGTGGgagcgaagaagaggaggaggaggaaaatgATTGAGGCAGCCATAGAAGGGACATATTCCCAGAGATAGTAGTCGCCGCTGAAGGGCTCGAGTTTCGCCATGAcagcggtggtgatgatagaTTTTACTCTGAAGGGTGGAAGTTGTCTACATTGTGTGAGACTTGGTTGCCTCTATATAGTCCAGTTCAGTCCATCTAGCATCTACACGACCTGAGGGCAGGTTTTCCCGAATAGGTAATGATCAAAGGGCTGGTCCGTGCACACGCGGGTTTTCTCCGCTCCTATTGGCCGGCTCATCAACTTTCGAAATCTGCAACCCCACCGTGATAGAATCAGGCCCAAGGCTATTTTTACACACGAGACACATTCGAACTGTTGAGGGCAAATGAGAAGAAGCATTCGACCCAGCCCTATCTCGCTCAATAGGCGCCAGCATATCGATTGATTGCTTAATAATAACCAACCTACCTGTCTGTTGCCACCCATACTGCCGCGAGCAAGACGCTTACTCGAAATGGCTCGAAGACCCCATACGAAATCTCGAAACGGGTGTCTCGAGTGTAAGCGGCGCCATGTCAAGGTATGCACCTCGGTTTCAAAGCTCTAGCTGCGCCCCTCGGATGATAAACACTTCCCCAGTGCGATGAGAGGCAGCCCATTTGCTCTAATTGCACCACCGCTGGGCTGGTATGCGACTACGGGACTCGCTTGCTGAGTGCCACCAGGCGGACCCCCCTACTGGGAGCTAGAGCTCATTCACTGCCAACGACTCCTGCTCCTGGTGGTACCCCCCTGGAAAGCCCTGCAGGTTATCAACCCGTCAACATGCTCCATGTCGAACTGTTCCATAACTTGCACACGCAAATACGCAACATCCTCGACCCAAATAGGTCTATAGCCTGGCTAGCGGATGATGTGGCTTACTTAGTTACGGCGCCATATCTTGTTAACGAGTTGCTCGCATTCAGTGCACTGCACTTAAGTACTACGCGGCCGGATCGGCGAGACTTTTATCGCTATCATGCAGCCCAACTGCAAACCCAGgcattatctatctataaagAATCATCTCCTCAAGTAACACAAGAGACCTGCATCCCTTTGTTCGTCTTTGCCGTCAGCTTGGGTATCCACACACTCTGCGACACACTTATCTACCGCGAAGGTCATTTTGCTCATTTTCTCGATCGCTTCGTTCATTTTTTCCGCCTTTACTACGGCGTCCGCGCTATAGTTGATGAATCATGGCACATGATCCAGGACACGCCTCTTGCCTCATCCTTCGATATAGGCAAGGACCTGTACAGATTCAATGGTCACCTCGGGCCCAGCTGCCAGACCTTGCTGAGCCTGATTAACCGCGCGAATCTTGGTGAAGAACTCACAGATATCTATAGACAGGCGATTGAGTCACTACAGTCGTGCCTAAAGGTGATAGAGGACCGGACCCAGTTGCATGTCGGAATTAATGCTGTGACGACATGGCCGATCTTGATAAGGATAGAGTTCGCGGAGTTAATCGAGCAGAGACGGCCGGAGGCGATGGTCATTCTTGCATATTATGCGTGTACGTTGCATCAATTCAGGGATATCTGGCTTTTTGGGGACTCGGGGGCGTTTATCATTCGAGAGGTTACGGCATACTTAGGCCCGGAatgggatgaatggatggccTGGCCGAATCAGATGTTGAGATCGTCACCATCTACCTAATGCAGGATTGAGACTCATAATGATTTCCAGAGAACGGAGCTCTATTACTGTTTAATTAACCCCAACTGGATATGAATTCCAGAGATTGGGCGATGTCAGAAGCCTAGTAAATAGATCGAGCATGGCTGGACGACAGAAGGAGCTAAATGAGACTCTTGAACAGAGTTGGGGAAAAGGCGAGCCTATTCTTTACTGGTTAATACCTCCGTCTGCCCTTCGTATCTGTCAAGGACCAATGGACAGCCCTCCCGTTGCCCGTGTCGAGTGGAAATTTCACATCCAGTCAAAATGGCAGGATTTCTTGGTCGGCAAAGACAACGGTTCGGCAACTAGGACACGATATCAGGGATCCCAGAGCAGCATCGAATGTAGGCAGACAATCAATCTTACCTTAATTTGCTCACTTTCTGACCACCAACTACAGAGCACCGTGACCTTCGCTATTAACCATGACTGTCCATTAGACATCAATGCTACGGACTACGACATTGCCTTCGACATAAGAATCAACGATATGGAAAATCAATGGGATATTACTGATGATTGGTATGCCATTGAAGGTGACTGGTTGGAAATGTTTAACCAATGGGTATACAAAGATGATAAAGGTCCCTCGGACGCGGTTTTCCAACGACGCCAGGAAAAGATGCGTGAGTTACGGCCCACCTTTCACTTCGGGACTCTGGGcttgggcttcttcctcactaCTAACTTGCTGAACCCCGGTGCTAAGGTCATTGAGATCGACAAGCAGGTTGGCATGCGGGTTCCGGGGGATCTGTTGTTAGTTGGCAAGGTAGTCCAGGCTGCAGATCCTACCAGTCCTTCCTGAGTCAGATCGGAGACGGGGACATACATGGCTTTTATCGTGTACTTCAAATCTTGTACCCTGGCCTCGGCCTGTTTTATACTGGAAGGAACGCTTTAACCTCTTCCCATGATGGCGTTTAGTATAGCTGCCAGTTCCTTCCCATCAGGATAATCCTATCTTATCTTATCCGGCCTGTACCAGTTTGTTTACTTTAATAGGACAGAGGGCGGATGGACGAATGTTAGATAGTAAATGCAATTTTCCTGATCAGAGCCGAGAAACTCCAAAGCTCCATATTGGATTATTTAGTCTGCTTATgttcctcgccttcttcattTACATCAAGTACaaacgaccacagggtgtggaataAACAGGatcttcccgtccgctcagccgtacgtACTTGAAGTTCACAAGCCCTCTCTGCCCACCCACTTACCCTGATGGAGGAAACAGGTGAACCGCCGCTCTTCGCTCGCGCGAGCCGGGGGTGAGAAGGTTGATTGCGCCTTGATACAGGGTAtaaaacacacacacacacacacacacacacacaaaaccAAGGTAAGCAGAAAGTATTCTTACGTGTTCGGAAAGTACAGATAGAAGTAACAAGCCATCTTCAATTgtgttgggggggagggggaacaAGAAAGTTGAAATCCTAGAactttttctaaatttatgCGGAGCTCATTGAACCCTACACACTCGGTTGAGAAAATGTAGCTTCCTTGTATTTTGTATTTGTAGGGAGGTCGTGAGTAGATACCACTGACTTGAGAATCTCATGAAACCTATATGTATAGTCACTTCTACATACTGGTTAGAAGCTGATGGATATAcaaattagttagtagtagctaCTAGCTTAAGATCAGCGACGCAGTACCCGAGCACCAACTACCTAACTAACTCGTAACGAATACTGCTTGAATATACTCGGGCTTTCTGCTTGCTGGGGATGTGTCAATCTGACACTGACACCCCATATTCAGTATTCcgtataataatactattactatattacaTATATACCAAATGACAGGTCCCATCAATCTCAAAAGCTACAGATAAAAGGTAGTAATGAAAGTAATGACTcgaaataatatttatatagacatGTAGATAGTTGGTGCTCATGTACAAAGgctcttcttttcccacaGAGCCAAGTAAAGTAGTAGTCGCACAGTTCAGACCGGGGAGGAATATGTATATAGAGACatggagggaaaaagaggagaaaaaatatgaaaagaggaacaaaaagagaaagagtgaGTGACGGAATAGATAGAATAAACAAATGTCTCGCTCAGGATACTTAAAAACTAAGCATACAAATCCCAGATTGATGCTCGAATTTGAATCCGACTgtatgatgagaaggaatacGTGAAAGGGGAGAATGTAACCGCCCTAAACACCGCAACTCGCTGACAAGACGAGGAAGGAAAATAGAGTGAAAAAACGAAACGAAAGTGGTAACGAGGGACGTATGGGATGCTGATGTCACCATACAATGTGAATATAGCTTGATGCTTTTACCCGGTTCTCCATGATGAGTCGGGGTTGTTACTTTTTTGGTTCGGCCTTACAGCTCGCTGTGGACGACTGCTTGGTCCGCTGCAGGCTGGGATCGTCGGTCGAggaggatcttctccagagTATCGAGCCTTTCACGCGTAGTGCGAATAGCATGGTCCATCTCGAGGTCGGACATTTTTTCTTCGTTGACTTTGCTGGCCAGCGCACGTTCGCTCTGGACTTTGCGAGAGTACTGCTGTGTCCGAGAGCCCGTCGACCGACTGACGGTGGGTATGGCTAATCCGTCCATCCCAACCCTGTCTTCTAGCCAGCTCCAGAGCTCGCTTTCTTCCCGGCGCCACATTTCCTCATAGGCGGCCAGACGTTGGGGTAATGAGTAACCAGGGCATCCGATGTCGTGGGATACTACGGATGGTTGAGACGGGcgtcggaagaagagcaagaaaagcagaatgCCGACTAACACCATGGCGACGTTTCCGCTCAAAAGAGGCTTGACCGTGTCCACAACAGGTCCAAGCACTCCATGGAGCGGCTCCAAAACTCCCCAGGAATTCGCCTGCTGTGCtcgttcctcctccgctgctttggcagcagccgccgccgcctcctgAGCGACCTCGCTCTTCTTGCGTCGTCCCTTACCCTTGCTTTTACCGCCACCCGTGCGGCCACGAGGAACAACAGCAGCTTTGAGGGCAGCAACCAAGTCATTTCCAAACGCAGTCTGTCCGTCAATCGCACCCTTTTCAATGGGACCTGCTTTCTGTTAGCACGGCTGCTGTGGGTCATTCGACGCAGTGGACCTACCCTTGAGCCAACTCTTTCCTGACCACTCGATGGTACACGTCATGAGAAATCGTGTCTGATTGTTCGGCGCCCATGTGAAGAGGTACTTGGTCTTTGTCAAGAAGACATTACCGCTGGGGACATCGGGTGTCTGGGTGCCGAGGGTAACAAGCACGGCCTTTTCCAAGTCAAGGAAATCCAGCGTTTCAGTACTGATACACTTTGTCTGCTTGGGACCAATGGATCCGTTCAACGGCTTGATATACGAATAATTTCGTGTGCGGCTGTCGTTGGTGAGACCCTTGTTTCCAGTTTCAAATTGAAGCTCTCCCGATTTTTGATTTTCGACAAGGAACTTCGTCATGAAAGCACCAGATTGCGCTCCAAACACGTAGGAGTAGACCTTTCCGAGAGGCGCTGGGATCACATCATCCTTTACCACCTTATCGTATTGACCTGCAGGGTCAGTATACTCGGTGGGAGGGTGGGTTGGCGGGCCAGGGAAGTCAGTGTCACCATCAGCGGATGAGCCCGACTTGCTGCCTTTTCCATCACCGCTGGAGTTGGCTCCGGCCTGTCCAGCCCCATTGGCATTGGCAAGAGCGCCCGAAGCCTTGCGGCTAACAGGCTTGGTAGGTAAGGACTTGTCACTCCCATTCACGCTGGCGCCGGCAGCTTCGAAGAGGCTATCAGCATTgtcgccttcttcgtcctcatcgtaaatctcgtcttcttcctcgctctcATCATCGCTTTCACCGGCCTTCTCAGTCTTATCTCCTGTGCCATCCGTGACCCTGGTTCCATTGGCAGAGCTCTTGAGAGAAGGGTGGTTGATTTTCCAAATGTTGACCATGAGATCATAGGTAGACTCTCGACTAAGAAGACTGCGGAACGTATGCCGAGCATGTAGCGTCTGGATAGCTATAGCATTCGGGAACACCATCGCAGTGGACTCCTTTTCTATCGCCACCACTTCGTCAAAACTGATTACAAGGGTGGTCACCCAGCCCAGAATATTACTGGAAAAGCAGATGTGACCTTCTGAAATGTAAATTCGACCAGCTAGGATGATCTCTCGTTGCAAGGCACAGCTGTAGTCCTCGATCAGGTAATCGTCCTCGGGCACACTGCGGAACAGTTGATGGAAGTCCCTGTTTCGCTTTTTGCTGGCAACAGCAAAGCCAGTCAGGCGGGGCATGCTGGCATTGGCAGCCGGTGTACCCAAGGCAATAGCACTGGCGCCAATTGCACCAAGTGTCGATGTAGTTGCTGCTGAAGACCCACGGTGCCGGCGCCGGGCAAGCCGGCTTCGCACGCTACCGCTTCGATAGGGCCGAGTATGACCAATCTCACCATCGAGTATACTGCCACTTGGTGGAGTTTGGTCGCCAGCGCCCTCCTTCGTAAAAGAAGCACTGGACTGTAGGTCGAGACCGTCATCTGTCGAAGGGACCAACGACGTCTCCGAGGGCTTTTCGTAGGCCATTGTGACTGCCCGGGCTGCACGACTATCCTCAAGCctggctgcttcttcatcacgTCGCGATACTTTGCGCTTCTCCAAGGGCAAGTCTGGTTTGGTGATCACAACGCCGTCCGGTGTGGAGACAGAACCACCGGGGGGTATGGCGATATCCAGATGGCTAAAGTCCAGATCGCCAGATCCCAGAGTATCGACGGCCAAtggctttttctcttctgctttattgatgggctggctggggccAGGCGCTCCCTCAGCAGAAGGCTGATTCTCGGATTCATTCAACCCTCCTTGTGCAACATTGCGACCCTTTGACTGAGAGTTAAGACTACTGCTCAGAGTCGAGGCTGCGTTCTGTGCGGCAGAGAAGACGGATGAGAAGAACCCGGTTTGCATGGGACCCGGTGATTTTGCGCTCGCTTTGGTCTCTTCAATCGTCGGTCCTATCGCGGATATGGAGTTGGACAGCTTGCTGGGCTTGTGGCTCGCAGCAGAGGCGGACCGCACACGCCGGTGGGAGATCATATTCCCCGAAGGGCTGACAATGATACCGGCTGGTGAATCTTTCGAGTGGATAGAATCAGGCGACCTAGTTACGTCTGGCGAGGTGAAAAGCCTAGGAAATTCGGTATTCGGGGTGGGAGGAGTTACGGTGGTCTGCGGGTGCGGAATGGCGGTATGCGGGGGTGTTCTCGGAGCGGGAATTTCtagagaagggagaggcTTGTCTTCCTTGAGATCAGTGCGAATGGGAGCTGGCAAAGGCGGGGGCGGTTCAGCAACAGTCTGAGCTCTCTTCGCTGATAAGCTGCCTCTTCTACTGCTTTTGGAGCTAGAAGTAGATTCTGCTCGATCGCGGTTAGAGGCTTTCTTATCCGGGTTGGAGCCGAAGGCGTTCTTGAAGCGACGTCCGGGCGAGATGCCTCGTTTCTTCCCGCGGTCCGATGGCACGTTTAATGAAGAGCCATGTTGGCTAGGCGGTCGCTCCGTCTCCTGTTGCGACTCGGGAGCGGTAGCTTCCGCGTCACCTttaccatcttcttccgtcTCGTCTACCGATGTGGTCCTTatgaggggggaggatgaggtgtaAAAGCCAGCATGGGAGTTGTGAGATGTAAGAGGGGGTGTTCTTTGGGTCAATCCACGTTAGACATCTACTTGACTCGCCGACGGCGTACCAATGGAACGGGGACACATGAACTCACCTGTCAGGTTCGGAGTCGTCCGTCAGCAAGTTGACAGTGTCATGGTCCGGGGGGCTCAGGTTCTCGTGGCCGActgatgaggtggtggaaAGGCCGTCGCGCGACTCTGTCGAACGACTCTCCTGGACATCCTTGCTACTCTCCGTCTCCAGCTGGGTGGACGATTCATCGGACTGCTTCTGgttcttatccttcttcttcttccgtcgAGC of Aspergillus luchuensis IFO 4308 DNA, chromosome 7, nearly complete sequence contains these proteins:
- a CDS encoding uncharacterized protein (COG:S;~EggNog:ENOG410PI25;~InterPro:IPR021369;~PFAM:PF11204;~TransMembrane:4 (i343-371o377-398i499-525o531-554i)), producing the protein MDPIEPVNGSPDPHEGQPPSATPSPGPTSYPRQRAASLRSRRPSIRLQRLPSFEQATLSTPRSQPSQQNGDTSRTPGVALSPLPSIPAASTEDESWQGNRRRSNSEPRPGRWSTPNPAALARVTTGGQMRPVQEEASSPIVSSTSNQRMPEDVPPLPEIPRRGSRTPMRWASGVGGNRFTRNRASTVGGSAPAQTHEVDDEYRSHIVDVLDVIDPEVSALSTLTNVQNSLFIPNLGPLLNRNQTYTLSPPSPMRELESTSDEERADEIKEPEVRPSVEHTLTSVIGEGEEPRFAVLPEGSNLAGWSPEEIEELNDHVRHMLHSRRSKFKRSMKGFRKYVSKPLGFLVTLYATLITLFGLAWVLFLIGWINVGGRQSYIINVIDNVLVALFAIMGDGLAPFRAIDTYHMIFVARYTFLTWKIRRKRHLPDLKNKNDLPSRRETDVDVELGDTPKGEEYEFTVLDPVRQLKLIHHQNKLSKSHTFYKPHETFTHYAFPMRLLIAIVVLLDCHSLFQIALGTCTWAISYHVRPFALTTVILCCSICCNITGGVLIMIGDRMTRKKDVVERLFRQQLTEEAMKKIRKKKRKEEERRNAENSGVSRSHSISSQRKLSLSQPREDEYES
- a CDS encoding RTA1 domain-containing protein (COG:S;~EggNog:ENOG410PVS1;~InterPro:IPR007568;~PFAM:PF04479;~TransMembrane:7 (o20-40i47-66o78-102i114-135o155-178i190-212o232-250i);~go_component: GO:0016021 - integral component of membrane [Evidence IEA]); amino-acid sequence: MAKLEPFSGDYYLWEYVPSMAASIIFLLLLFFAPTVFHVWKAWKTHARFCIPFIIGGVFEVIGYGFRAACTNATANLVLYILQSVLILLGPVLYAASVYMVLARLIRSVGAEKYSLVRISWVTKTFVAGDIISFMVQGQGSGLMASDGLENIAKAIVICGLMIQILVFGFFIITSMVFRKRMKRAPTSDVPYIHHLYPLYAVSWLIMIRSIFRVLEFATGQKGYFLSNEWPLYVFDAVPMVSVMIIWGYWHPGTIGQNPARTRILSMESYRTTA
- a CDS encoding Zn(II)2Cys6 transcription factor domain-containing protein (COG:S;~EggNog:ENOG410PWZR;~InterPro:IPR036864,IPR001138;~PFAM:PF00172;~go_function: GO:0000981 - DNA-binding transcription factor activity, RNA polymerase II-specific [Evidence IEA];~go_function: GO:0008270 - zinc ion binding [Evidence IEA];~go_process: GO:0006355 - regulation of transcription, DNA-templated [Evidence IEA]), which gives rise to MARRPHTKSRNGCLECKRRHVKCDERQPICSNCTTAGLVCDYGTRLLSATRRTPLLGARAHSLPTTPAPGGTPLESPAGYQPVNMLHVELFHNLHTQIRNILDPNRSIAWLADDVAYLVTAPYLVNELLAFSALHLSTTRPDRRDFYRYHAAQLQTQALSIYKESSPQVTQETCIPLFVFAVSLGIHTLCDTLIYREGHFAHFLDRFVHFFRLYYGVRAIVDESWHMIQDTPLASSFDIGKDLYRFNGHLGPSCQTLLSLINRANLGEELTDIYRQAIESLQSCLKVIEDRTQLHVGINAVTTWPILIRIEFAELIEQRRPEAMVILAYYACTLHQFRDIWLFGDSGAFIIREVTAYLGPEWDEWMAWPNQMLRSSPST
- a CDS encoding GRAM and VASt domain-containing protein (COG:S;~EggNog:ENOG410QDV2;~InterPro:IPR031968,IPR011993,IPR040147,IPR004182;~PFAM:PF02893,PF16016;~TransMembrane:1 (o1104-1123i)), whose protein sequence is MEANPIPEPPPVPETDIPSISKVNRTKTTPVDLETMGSSSRSNGRSSIDSTSDRPKSQAGEADSAKAGSSGFSKLLAARRKKKKDKNQKQSDESSTQLETESSKDVQESRSTESRDGLSTTSSVGHENLSPPDHDTVNLLTDDSEPDRTPPLTSHNSHAGFYTSSSPLIRTTSVDETEEDGKGDAEATAPESQQETERPPSQHGSSLNVPSDRGKKRGISPGRRFKNAFGSNPDKKASNRDRAESTSSSKSSRRGSLSAKRAQTVAEPPPPLPAPIRTDLKEDKPLPSLEIPAPRTPPHTAIPHPQTTVTPPTPNTEFPRLFTSPDVTRSPDSIHSKDSPAGIIVSPSGNMISHRRVRSASAASHKPSKLSNSISAIGPTIEETKASAKSPGPMQTGFFSSVFSAAQNAASTLSSSLNSQSKGRNVAQGGLNESENQPSAEGAPGPSQPINKAEEKKPLAVDTLGSGDLDFSHLDIAIPPGGSVSTPDGVVITKPDLPLEKRKVSRRDEEAARLEDSRAARAVTMAYEKPSETSLVPSTDDGLDLQSSASFTKEGAGDQTPPSGSILDGEIGHTRPYRSGSVRSRLARRRHRGSSAATTSTLGAIGASAIALGTPAANASMPRLTGFAVASKKRNRDFHQLFRSVPEDDYLIEDYSCALQREIILAGRIYISEGHICFSSNILGWVTTLVISFDEVVAIEKESTAMVFPNAIAIQTLHARHTFRSLLSRESTYDLMVNIWKINHPSLKSSANGTRVTDGTGDKTEKAGESDDESEEEDEIYDEDEEGDNADSLFEAAGASVNGSDKSLPTKPVSRKASGALANANGAGQAGANSSGDGKGSKSGSSADGDTDFPGPPTHPPTEYTDPAGQYDKVVKDDVIPAPLGKVYSYVFGAQSGAFMTKFLVENQKSGELQFETGNKGLTNDSRTRNYSYIKPLNGSIGPKQTKCISTETLDFLDLEKAVLVTLGTQTPDVPSGNVFLTKTKYLFTWAPNNQTRFLMTCTIEWSGKSWLKGPIEKGAIDGQTAFGNDLVAALKAAVVPRGRTGGGKSKGKGRRKKSEVAQEAAAAAAKAAEEERAQQANSWGVLEPLHGVLGPVVDTVKPLLSGNVAMVLVGILLFLLFFRRPSQPSVVSHDIGCPGYSLPQRLAAYEEMWRREESELWSWLEDRVGMDGLAIPTVSRSTGSRTQQYSRKVQSERALASKVNEEKMSDLEMDHAIRTTRERLDTLEKILLDRRSQPAADQAVVHSEL